From a region of the Dictyostelium discoideum AX4 chromosome 2 chromosome, whole genome shotgun sequence genome:
- the tyrS gene encoding tyrosine-tRNA ligase translates to MTDNIEKGIESLKVEEQTTTTTTTPVAPPKPVIELSERNKERLALIKQVGEEIVSEESLIKLLNGKEKLRCYDGFEPSGRMHIAQGILKSINVNRMTKAGCTFIFWVADWFAMLNNKMNGDLNKIRKVGQYMIEIWKATGMDMENVEFLWSSDEINKNPNDYWLRVMDIARKFNVPRIKKCSQIMGRNEEDDLMCAQLLYPCMQCADIFYLKADICQLGMDQRKVNMLAIEYCDKVKIKNKPIIVSHHMLSGLKEGQEKMSKSDPESAIFMEDSEAEVNTKIKKAYCPPGIIEKNPILDYTKNIVFQKLTSLTLNIKDKGDVTYNSYQDLEDDYKAEKIHPSELKPVIAKAINAMLQPVRDHFANNAEAAALLKTVRSYTVTR, encoded by the exons ATGACAGACAATATTGAAAAAGGTATTGAATCCTTGAAGGTTGAGGAAcaaactactactaccacaaCTACTCCAGTTGCTCCACCTAAACCAGTCAT tGAATTAAGtgaaagaaataaagaaagaTTAGCATTAATTAAACAAGTTGGTGAAGAAATTGTTAGTGAAGaaagtttaattaaattattaaatggtaaAGAGAAATTAAGATGTTATGATGGTTTTGAACCATCAGGTAGAATGCATATTGCACAAggtattttaaaatcaatcaatGTTAATCGTATGACTAAAGCTGGTTGTACCTTTATATTTTGGGTTGCAGATTGGTTCGCCatgttaaataataaaatgaatggtgatttaaataaaattagaaaagtTGGTCAATATATGATTGAA atttgGAAAGCAACAGGTATGGATATGGAAaatgttgaatttttatGGTCATcagatgaaattaataagaaTCCAAATGATTATTGGTTAAGAGTTATGGATATTGCACGTAAATTCAATGTACCACGTATTAAGAAATGTTCACAAATTATGGGTAGAAATGAAGAGGATGATCTTATGTGCGCTCAATTATTGTATCCATGTATGCAATGTGCCGATATTTTCTACTTGAAAGCAGATATTTGTCAATTGGGTATGGATCAAAGAAAGGTTAATATGTTGGCAATTGAATATTGTGACAAGGTTAAAATCAAGAACAAACCAATCATCGTATCACATCATATGTTGAGTGGTTTAAAGGAGGGTCAAGAAAAGATGTCAAAATCTGATCCTGAATCAGCCATTTTCATGGAAGACTCTGAAGCCGAAGTAAACACTAAAATCAAGAAAGCTTACTGTCCACCAGGTATCATTGAAAAGAATCCAATCCTCGATTATACTAAAAATATCGTTTTCCAAAAACTTACATCCCTCACTCTCAACATCAAAGATAAAGGTGATGTCACTTACAACTCTTACCAAGATTTAGAGGATGATTACAAAGCCGAAAAGATTCATCCATCCGAATTAAAACCAGTCATTGCCAAAGCAATCAATGCTATGCTTCAACCAGTTAGAGATCATTTCGCTAATAATGCCGAAGCTGCTGCTCTCCTTAAAACTGTTAGATCTTATACTGTTACTcgttaa
- a CDS encoding hypothetical protein (Similar to K08H10.2a.p) produces MTNNNLNKEVNHLEKQAVSAYDNTKEATINAYNATTNAMSDGMKYVSDSLSSAVEVTKDATINMYNATTNAVSDGYESLKSKTNELINNTQNENENLKDGASKKIEELKDKSSEVKDNLKEKGEELVDDAKDAAHNASNKLNNAKDQVSDKMDNVKDDIKKKGEEIVDNSKDTANNTSNKMNNVKDQVSDKMEHVKHDMSNKYNETKTEAAHKLNQAANKIDQ; encoded by the exons atgacaaacaacaatttaaataaagaag TTAATCATTTAGAAAAACAAGCAGTATCAGCATATGATAATACAAAAGAAGCAACAATCAACGCATACAATGCAACAACAAATGCAATGAGTGATGGTATGAAATATGTTAGTGACTCATTATCATCAGCAGTCGAAGTAACAAAAGATGCAACAATCAATATGTATAATGCAACAACTAATGCAGTGAGTGATGGTTAtgaatctttaaaatcaaaaacaaatgaaTTAATCAACAATactcaaaatgaaaatgaaaatttaaaagatggtGCTTCAAAGAAAATcgaagaattaaaagataaatcaaGTGAAgtaaaagataatttaaaggAAAAAGGTGAAGAACTAGTTGACGATGCTAAAGATGCCGCTCATAATGcttcaaataaattgaataacGCTAAAGATCAAGTTTCTGATAAAATGGATAATGTAAAAGAcgatataaagaaaaaaggtGAAGAAATAGTTGACAATTCTAAAGATACTGCCAATAATActtcaaataaaatgaataatgtTAAAGATCAAGTCTCTGATAAAATGGAACATGTAAAACATGATATGTCAAACAAATACAATGAAACAAAAACAGAAGCTGCTCATAAACTAAATCAAGCTGCAAATAAAATcgatcaataa
- a CDS encoding hypothetical protein (Similar to K08H10.2a.p): MTNNNLNKEVNHLEKQAVSAYDNTKEATINAYNATTNAMSDGMKYVGDSLSSAVEVTKDATINMYNATTNAVSDGYESLKSKTNALINNTQNENENLKDGASKKIEELKDKSSEVKDNLKGKGEELVDDAKDAAHNASNKLNNAKDQVSDKMDNVKDDIKKKGEEIVDDAKDTANNASDKLNNVKDQVSDKMEHVKHDMSNKYNETKTEAAHKLNQAANKIDQ; this comes from the exons atgacaaacaacaatttaaataaagaag TTAATCATTTAGAAAAACAAGCAGTATCAGCATATGATAACACAAAAGAAGCAACAATCAATGCATACAATGCAACAACAAATGCAATGAGTGATGGTATGAAATATGTTGGtgattcattatcatcagcAGTCGAAGTAACAAAAGATGCAACTATCAATATGTATAATGCAACAACTAATGCAGTGAGTGATGGTTAtgaatctttaaaatcaaaaacaaatgCATTAATCAACAATactcaaaatgaaaatgaaaatttaaaagatggtGCTTCAAAGAAAATcgaagaattaaaagataaatcaaGTGAAgtaaaagataatttaaaggGAAAAGGTGAAGAACTAGTTGACGATGCTAAAGATGCTGCTCATAATgcttcaaataaattaaataacgCTAAAGATCAAGTTTCTGATAAAATGGATAATGTAAAAGAcgatataaagaaaaaaggtGAAGAAATAGTTGACGATGCTAAAGATACTGCCAATAATGCCTCAGATAAATTGAATAATGTTAAAGATCAAGTCTCTGATAAAATGGAACATGTAAAACATGATATGTCAAACAAATACAATGAAACAAAAACAGAAGCTGCTCATAAACTAAATCAAGCTGCAAATAAAATcgatcaataa